In Flammeovirgaceae bacterium 311, one DNA window encodes the following:
- a CDS encoding oxidoreductase domain protein (COG0673 Predicted dehydrogenases and related proteins) — MMPFSVWSKEDKINLAILGTGWWGRDILLPNILSSGRFNILALCDVDATALQKTADAVVKAGNPKPKLFSSYLEMYEVPGLQAVAIVTPTHWHALQFIAACQKGLDVFLEKPVSYDIREGQKMLEAHQKAGNIVAVDFPRVKFDTNDQVKAYINSGAAGEILQAKANINHNEGSLVEKAIPPTLDYEAFCGPAPKVKFMTSPDGETWAWRGQHAFSRGILADWGIHYIHNIRKVLDLELPDSITAMGGTIKNFTHDNPDYLDVKFDFAGKPVYWSHKSWGYTSDRPETNIGVYYYGEKATIFAGDIGWEVYPADGSAKIVNGDIRFNADPSFMPKAMKAIESLFIEFATAIRNRSEKGIAVTLEEAYKSTAAVIYADIAFRTQSPITVNISSMDIVNNSSASAMLKRAYRESFRHPFS; from the coding sequence ATGATGCCTTTTAGCGTTTGGTCAAAAGAAGATAAAATAAACCTGGCCATCCTGGGCACAGGCTGGTGGGGAAGAGACATCCTGCTGCCCAATATTCTATCCTCCGGCAGGTTTAACATCCTGGCCCTTTGTGATGTTGATGCAACTGCACTTCAGAAAACTGCCGATGCTGTTGTTAAGGCAGGCAATCCAAAACCTAAACTATTCAGCTCTTACCTGGAGATGTATGAAGTGCCCGGCCTGCAGGCAGTGGCAATTGTAACACCCACCCACTGGCATGCCCTGCAGTTTATTGCAGCCTGCCAGAAGGGACTGGATGTGTTTCTGGAGAAACCGGTAAGCTATGATATCCGTGAAGGGCAAAAGATGCTGGAGGCGCATCAAAAGGCCGGCAACATTGTAGCAGTTGATTTTCCGAGAGTGAAGTTTGATACCAATGACCAGGTAAAAGCCTACATTAACAGTGGCGCAGCAGGCGAAATTCTTCAGGCGAAAGCCAACATTAACCACAACGAAGGCTCACTGGTAGAAAAAGCAATTCCTCCTACCTTAGACTATGAAGCTTTTTGCGGCCCGGCACCAAAGGTCAAATTTATGACAAGCCCCGATGGTGAGACCTGGGCATGGCGGGGCCAGCATGCCTTCAGCAGGGGTATCCTGGCAGATTGGGGAATTCACTACATCCACAACATCAGGAAAGTTTTAGACCTGGAACTGCCCGATAGCATTACCGCCATGGGAGGTACCATTAAAAACTTTACACACGATAACCCCGACTACCTGGATGTTAAATTTGACTTTGCCGGAAAGCCCGTATACTGGTCGCACAAATCATGGGGATATACTTCTGACAGGCCTGAGACCAACATTGGTGTTTACTATTACGGCGAGAAGGCTACCATTTTTGCAGGTGACATTGGCTGGGAAGTATATCCCGCCGACGGATCAGCGAAAATAGTAAATGGCGACATCCGTTTTAATGCTGACCCAAGCTTTATGCCAAAAGCGATGAAGGCCATAGAGAGCTTGTTTATTGAATTCGCCACAGCCATCAGGAACAGGTCGGAAAAAGGCATTGCCGTAACTTTAGAAGAGGCTTATAAAAGCACTGCAGCTGTTATCTACGCCGATATTGCTTTCCGGACACAATCTCCCATCACTGTCAATATAAGCAGCATGGACATTGTCAATAATAGCAGCGCCAGTGCCATGCTCAAAAGAGCGTACCGGGAATCCTTCCGGCATCCCTTCTCCTAG
- a CDS encoding TonB-dependent receptor (COG1629 Outer membrane receptor proteins, mostly Fe transport): protein MKKIFYLVLPIFLNSSFCAQLFAQFSITGKVQDGMQKPVAYANVLLLNATDSALVQGQVANNAGGFLIEKIDPGKYIIAVSMLGYLPHYSSVQLSTEPLLNMGTINIQESSEVLGEVVVEAQKPLYEQKVDRLVVNVQNSITAAGNSVLEVLRKSPGINVNKQNGSISMNGKSGVTVMINNKISRLPLDAVIQMLDGMSAANVEKIEFITSPPSKYDAEGTAGMINIVMVENADFGTNGNYGATAGMNGAETLGANFNLNHRRRNFSFFTDYSILYDHNKESWDNRLRIADAGFTTAFNSITEREPYTTVQNFRTGAEFNISKSTSVGVLVTLYQRHYKQKALTQLRDQIAPDSSRTAAINIRELNRWQSFTANINLSHSFNEKNRLRFDLDFLNYHNLNPSDYHNESYYPERKLSTLQIIDINKETPIYFKVANVDYTYQPLATVKIEAGVKGALSTFRNDVEVSYTEGGLRRVDPELTVEAKLDEKITAAYVSAEWSINKTTQLNAGLRYEHTSTYISTQLEQGVVDRNFGNLFPSVFFRKSLSEQTELFLSYSRRITRPTFNDMAPFVYLLDLNTFFSGNPALRPAITDGYNMNFRIKQSAITLSYSDSKNEIANFQPEIDPATKKQTFRSQNLEYQKLWGLALSVPWTITRWWEIQANANAYYRDLKTTHLENNVTLSLYNYSLNLVNSIKLPRKFSLEVSGFYESKMVWGMWQLQPFGSLNVGIQKKLNNNNGTLSLSVDDVFYTNYWKLESRIPEANSLSFSIYDAHFQSLRLTYARSFGNNKLKDASIKSGSEEERRRVQ from the coding sequence ATGAAAAAAATCTTTTACCTGGTTCTCCCCATCTTTTTGAATAGTAGCTTCTGTGCGCAGCTGTTTGCGCAGTTTAGTATTACAGGTAAGGTGCAGGATGGCATGCAAAAGCCAGTTGCCTATGCCAATGTGCTTTTGCTCAATGCAACAGACTCTGCCCTGGTGCAGGGGCAGGTTGCTAATAATGCTGGGGGTTTCCTGATAGAGAAAATAGATCCAGGTAAATACATCATTGCTGTTTCCATGCTTGGTTATTTACCTCATTATTCATCCGTACAGCTAAGCACTGAGCCGCTGCTTAATATGGGCACCATCAACATTCAGGAAAGCAGCGAAGTATTGGGAGAGGTAGTTGTTGAGGCACAAAAACCTCTCTATGAACAAAAGGTAGACAGGCTTGTGGTGAATGTGCAAAATAGTATAACGGCTGCCGGAAACTCTGTGCTGGAGGTGCTTCGCAAATCCCCGGGTATCAATGTAAATAAACAAAATGGCTCTATCAGCATGAATGGGAAAAGTGGGGTTACCGTCATGATTAATAATAAAATATCAAGGCTCCCATTAGATGCTGTAATACAAATGCTGGATGGCATGAGTGCTGCAAATGTAGAGAAGATAGAATTTATAACCAGTCCACCCTCCAAATATGATGCAGAGGGCACCGCAGGCATGATCAATATTGTAATGGTAGAAAACGCGGATTTTGGAACCAACGGTAACTATGGTGCTACAGCAGGGATGAATGGCGCAGAAACCCTGGGGGCCAATTTCAATTTAAATCACAGAAGAAGAAACTTTTCCTTCTTTACAGATTATTCTATTCTTTACGATCATAATAAGGAGTCCTGGGATAACAGGCTCCGGATCGCGGATGCTGGATTTACAACTGCATTTAATTCGATAACAGAACGAGAACCCTACACAACTGTACAAAATTTCAGAACCGGGGCCGAATTCAATATCAGCAAAAGTACAAGTGTAGGCGTTTTGGTAACGCTTTACCAGAGACATTATAAACAAAAAGCCCTTACCCAGTTAAGGGATCAGATAGCGCCAGATTCGTCTCGTACGGCAGCTATTAATATCCGGGAGCTGAACAGATGGCAAAGCTTTACGGCTAATATTAACCTTAGCCATTCATTCAATGAAAAAAACAGACTACGATTTGATCTCGATTTTTTGAATTACCATAACCTTAATCCATCTGATTATCATAACGAATCCTACTATCCGGAAAGGAAACTTAGTACACTTCAAATAATAGACATCAACAAAGAAACTCCTATCTACTTTAAAGTGGCAAATGTAGATTATACCTACCAGCCGCTGGCTACTGTTAAAATAGAAGCAGGTGTTAAAGGCGCACTTTCCACTTTTAGAAATGATGTGGAAGTAAGCTACACAGAAGGCGGATTAAGGAGGGTAGATCCGGAACTGACAGTGGAGGCCAAGCTTGATGAAAAAATTACTGCCGCATATGTGTCTGCAGAGTGGAGTATCAATAAAACCACGCAGCTAAATGCAGGCCTGCGGTACGAGCACACCAGCACCTATATCAGCACCCAGCTGGAGCAGGGCGTTGTAGACAGGAATTTTGGTAATTTGTTCCCAAGCGTGTTCTTCAGAAAATCTTTGAGTGAGCAGACAGAGCTTTTCCTTAGCTATTCAAGAAGAATAACCAGGCCTACCTTCAACGATATGGCTCCCTTTGTTTACCTCTTAGACCTGAATACTTTTTTTTCAGGAAATCCCGCCCTCAGGCCTGCTATAACAGATGGGTATAACATGAACTTCAGGATCAAACAGTCTGCGATTACGCTATCTTATAGCGATTCAAAAAATGAAATAGCTAATTTTCAGCCTGAGATCGATCCCGCTACAAAAAAACAAACATTCCGATCGCAGAACCTGGAATACCAGAAGTTATGGGGGCTGGCATTATCTGTTCCCTGGACAATTACAAGGTGGTGGGAAATACAGGCAAACGCAAATGCTTACTATCGTGATTTGAAAACCACACATCTTGAAAATAATGTAACGCTAAGTTTGTATAACTACAGTTTAAACCTCGTCAACAGCATAAAACTTCCCAGGAAATTTTCTTTGGAGGTGTCGGGGTTTTATGAATCAAAGATGGTTTGGGGAATGTGGCAGTTACAGCCTTTCGGTTCCCTGAATGTAGGAATTCAGAAAAAGCTGAACAACAATAATGGAACCCTAAGTTTGTCTGTGGATGATGTGTTCTATACAAATTACTGGAAACTCGAATCCCGGATCCCGGAGGCAAATTCCCTAAGCTTCAGTATTTATGATGCTCACTTCCAAAGCCTAAGATTAACCTATGCAAGGAGCTTTGGAAACAACAAATTAAAGGATGCATCTATCAAATCAGGCTCTGAAGAAGAACGAAGGAGGGTGCAGTAA